In a genomic window of Mycolicibacillus parakoreensis:
- a CDS encoding DUF4333 domain-containing protein — MRGHALAGAVAVAVALLGGCAGPDTAADPAISQSGLAELTMQKLADTAGPQPESVQCDGDLPATVGIKRRCVMTTPEGTRYGVTVTATKVDGEQIDFEAVVDDTPMDPPEQSG, encoded by the coding sequence ATGCGTGGACACGCTCTGGCCGGTGCCGTGGCCGTGGCCGTCGCCCTGCTGGGTGGCTGCGCCGGCCCCGACACCGCCGCCGACCCGGCCATCTCGCAGAGCGGGCTGGCGGAGCTGACCATGCAGAAGCTGGCCGACACCGCCGGGCCGCAGCCGGAGTCGGTGCAGTGCGACGGTGACCTGCCGGCCACCGTCGGGATCAAGCGGCGCTGTGTGATGACCACCCCGGAGGGCACCCGCTACGGGGTGACGGTGACCGCGACCAAGGTCGACGGTGAGCAGATCGACTTCGAGGCGGTCGTCGACGACACGCCGATGGACCCGCCGGAGCAGTCCGGGTAG
- a CDS encoding GAP family protein, which yields MTPAWGSALTALAPLALVVAASPITVIPAVLVLHTPTPRASGLGFAAGWLLGVGGLTAVFVAVSGLLGGLGRTPPGWASWLRIVVGAALIGVGVYRWLTRERHTAMPRWMRSLTTLRPSRAAGVAVALAVARPEVLGMCAAAGLAVGSAGLTRPESWLAAAIFVAVATSSVLVPIGGFVAAGPRLEEPLTRLKTWMEAQHAVMLAVVLVLIGAMVLYNGVHAL from the coding sequence ATGACACCGGCCTGGGGTTCGGCGCTGACCGCGCTGGCCCCGCTGGCGTTGGTGGTGGCGGCCTCCCCGATCACGGTCATCCCCGCGGTGCTGGTGTTGCACACCCCGACCCCGCGGGCGAGCGGACTCGGCTTCGCGGCCGGGTGGCTGCTCGGGGTGGGCGGGTTGACCGCGGTGTTCGTCGCGGTCTCCGGTCTGCTCGGCGGGCTGGGCCGCACCCCGCCGGGCTGGGCGTCGTGGCTGCGGATCGTCGTCGGCGCCGCCCTGATCGGCGTCGGCGTCTACCGCTGGCTCACCCGCGAGCGGCACACCGCGATGCCGCGCTGGATGCGTTCGTTGACCACGCTGCGCCCGTCGCGCGCGGCGGGCGTGGCCGTCGCGCTGGCGGTGGCACGCCCCGAGGTGCTGGGCATGTGCGCGGCCGCCGGCCTGGCGGTCGGCAGCGCCGGACTCACCCGACCCGAATCATGGCTGGCGGCAGCGATTTTCGTGGCTGTGGCCACCTCCAGTGTGCTGGTGCCGATCGGCGGGTTCGTCGCCGCCGGCCCACGCCTCGAGGAACCGCTGACCCGGCTGAAGACGTGGATGGAGGCTCAGCACGCCGTGATGCTGGCGGTGGTGCTGGTGCTGATCGGGGCGATGGTGCTCTACAACGGGGTGCACGCGCTGTGA
- a CDS encoding TetR/AcrR family transcriptional regulator, translating to MAATAGTPRRWRGQTHDDRVHARRRRLLAAGYALLGDDGTAGVSMRAVCRHAGLSLRYFYENFADTDALITAVYDECNSELLAAITAAALPLRAELDRAVRAAIDAGAGYFAADPRRVRILLREPLSNDLLTDRRAAVAPELLGALVQTGGLDPRGPAAVHAMTASAFSGAFTALILDWSDGRLAVDRAQLVDYAATLVLSQLGGSATVQP from the coding sequence GTGGCGGCGACGGCGGGGACGCCCCGGCGGTGGCGCGGGCAGACCCACGACGACCGGGTGCACGCCCGGCGGCGCCGACTGCTGGCGGCCGGCTACGCGCTGCTCGGCGACGACGGCACCGCCGGGGTGAGCATGCGGGCGGTCTGCCGCCACGCCGGGCTGAGCCTGCGCTACTTCTACGAGAACTTCGCCGACACCGACGCGCTGATCACGGCGGTCTACGACGAGTGCAACAGCGAGCTGCTGGCGGCGATCACCGCCGCGGCGCTGCCGCTGCGCGCCGAGCTCGATCGCGCGGTGCGCGCCGCGATCGACGCCGGGGCCGGCTATTTCGCCGCCGACCCGCGGCGCGTCCGCATCCTGCTGCGCGAACCGCTCTCCAACGACCTGCTCACCGACCGGCGCGCCGCGGTCGCCCCGGAACTGCTCGGCGCCCTGGTGCAGACCGGCGGCCTCGACCCCCGCGGGCCCGCCGCCGTCCACGCGATGACCGCCAGCGCGTTCTCCGGGGCGTTCACCGCCCTCATCCTGGACTGGTCGGACGGCCGGCTGGCCGTCGACCGCGCCCAGCTGGTCGACTACGCGGCCACACTGGTGCTCTCCCAGCTGGGCGGCTCGGCTACCGTGCAGCCATGA
- a CDS encoding FAD-binding oxidoreductase — protein MGLTDRTALQTLQDAFAAPAGPEVTVHRFFTRWFAAEPAVRAMFPPHLSPLRVAFAQALHWVYGQLVAQRSKEPVAFLAQLGRDHRKYGVTAGHYPAMRAALHAALRDSLAASWTATLEATTAQSLTLITGVMSSAAGSDTGPAWWDGTVVETHRVSRDLAVVRLQLDQPLPYHPGQYVKAEVPQCPRSWRYLSPAIPAQDSGGIEFHVRAVPGGLVSTAIVAETRPGDRWRLSGAHGGLHIDRDRGDDVLMVAGSTGLAPLRALIMDLTRWAQNPRVHLFFGARYPCELYDLPTLWQIAAHNPWLSVSPVTEYSADPPWAPHYPDPTPPRGLHVRQGGRLPEVVAQYGGWGDRQILVCGGPAMVRATVAALRARGTAADRVHHDPLFS, from the coding sequence ATGGGGTTGACCGACCGCACCGCGCTGCAGACGCTGCAGGACGCGTTCGCCGCCCCGGCGGGCCCCGAGGTCACCGTGCACCGGTTTTTCACCCGCTGGTTCGCCGCCGAACCCGCTGTGCGCGCGATGTTCCCGCCCCACCTGAGTCCGCTGCGGGTGGCGTTCGCCCAGGCCCTGCACTGGGTGTACGGGCAGCTGGTTGCGCAGCGCTCGAAGGAGCCGGTGGCGTTTTTGGCCCAGCTCGGCCGCGACCACCGCAAATACGGGGTGACCGCCGGGCACTACCCGGCGATGCGCGCCGCCCTGCACGCGGCGCTGCGCGACAGCCTCGCCGCCTCGTGGACCGCGACGCTGGAGGCGACCACCGCGCAGTCGCTGACGCTCATCACCGGGGTGATGAGCAGCGCCGCGGGCTCCGACACCGGCCCGGCCTGGTGGGACGGCACCGTCGTCGAGACCCACCGGGTCTCCCGGGACCTGGCGGTGGTGCGGCTGCAACTGGACCAGCCGTTGCCCTATCACCCCGGCCAGTACGTCAAGGCCGAGGTGCCCCAATGCCCCCGCAGCTGGCGGTATCTGTCCCCGGCGATCCCGGCGCAGGACTCCGGCGGCATCGAATTCCACGTTCGGGCGGTGCCCGGCGGGCTGGTCAGCACCGCCATCGTCGCCGAGACCCGCCCCGGTGACCGCTGGCGCCTCTCCGGGGCGCACGGCGGGCTGCACATCGACCGCGACCGCGGCGACGACGTGCTGATGGTCGCCGGCAGCACCGGGCTGGCGCCGCTGCGCGCGCTCATCATGGATCTCACCCGGTGGGCCCAGAACCCGCGGGTGCACCTGTTCTTCGGGGCCCGCTACCCGTGCGAGCTCTACGATCTGCCCACGCTGTGGCAGATCGCCGCGCACAACCCGTGGCTGTCGGTCTCCCCGGTCACCGAGTACTCCGCCGACCCGCCGTGGGCGCCGCACTACCCCGACCCGACACCGCCGCGCGGGCTGCACGTGCGCCAGGGGGGCCGGTTGCCCGAGGTGGTGGCCCAGTACGGCGGGTGGGGGGATCGCCAGATCCTGGTCTGCGGCGGCCCGGCGATGGTGCGCGCCACCGTCGCAGCGCTGCGGGCACGCGGCACCGCCGCCGACCGCGTGCACCACGATCCGCTGTTCAGCTGA
- a CDS encoding TetR-like C-terminal domain-containing protein: protein MTRSSYHHGDLRAALLAEAAALVAERGADRISLRELARRAGVSHAAPAHHFTDRRGLFTALATEGFRLLEAALTAARPRFVDAALAYVRFALEHPGHYEVMFAKSLLDAADPALTAAERAAGAELARGVASLEDPHAHADPVAAELAAWSLVHGFATLWRNGALDPAVRAADPMGTVERIARMLFEG, encoded by the coding sequence ATGACCCGGTCGAGCTATCACCACGGCGATCTGCGGGCGGCGCTGCTGGCCGAGGCCGCGGCCCTGGTGGCTGAGCGCGGCGCCGACCGGATCTCGCTGCGCGAGCTGGCCCGGCGCGCCGGGGTCTCCCATGCCGCGCCCGCGCACCACTTCACCGATCGCCGCGGGCTGTTCACCGCGCTGGCCACCGAGGGATTCCGGCTGCTCGAGGCGGCCCTGACCGCCGCGCGCCCGCGGTTCGTCGACGCCGCACTGGCCTACGTGCGGTTCGCCCTCGAGCACCCGGGTCACTACGAGGTGATGTTCGCCAAATCGCTGCTGGACGCCGCCGACCCCGCTTTGACGGCCGCCGAGCGCGCCGCCGGCGCGGAGCTCGCGCGCGGGGTGGCCTCGCTCGAGGACCCGCACGCCCACGCCGACCCGGTCGCCGCCGAGCTGGCCGCCTGGTCGCTGGTGCACGGGTTCGCCACCCTGTGGCGCAACGGCGCGCTGGACCCGGCGGTGCGCGCCGCCGACCCGATGGGCACCGTCGAGCGGATCGCCCGGATGCTCTTCGAGGGCTGA
- a CDS encoding DUF2207 domain-containing protein, with product MRRVGAFFSPLTTGKRLLLSAVLVALAGLGLVWPLLVQSGGDSAAPVDTASTITDFTARYRVEADGRVYATEALTVQLGPGRHGIFRFFPAEDPTDAHARRLPTVTAVSMDGQPVPVHYEWRNARTMYVARIGDSTRPVPAGPHRYEISYTFDGGLVPAPEAAGAFTAEAGAPDPAATASFYYDVVGFWAMPIRTATVTLQLPARTGVVRCAADTHAAIPCAITGAGTDRVTVRAASLPAQNPVTVRADVVAEPPRRALSLPWTIRFDKILGHSVAAVAVVALLTLLGGAGGWWWSRRAGEDAPGTPVLYAPPDGLGPAQTVYIVDETPGAHALVATVLHLAERQLVRLDGDDPKHWTITGIAEPAQWREVDEVTALVGHALGVDTAGAALAVDGGADAGEKLAAAGKELATGCRSWSRSEKLMRTAVAEWVGKITVVLCLVLAFLGFAGTAVWTMWGLPFAAFAIGGLGLLSVTAGSRRTRAGRDVWSRAAGFRRLLATRSAEDRFDYAARQDLFIAYIPYAVAFGVADAWAAKYRTATGVEPPTPAWYPVAVSGGVGSAPLYAAGGLAGFSAAVGAAIGAYNSARSSAAGGGGFSGGGGFGGGGGGGGGTW from the coding sequence ATGAGGCGCGTCGGCGCGTTCTTCTCCCCGTTGACCACCGGTAAACGCCTGCTGCTGTCGGCGGTGCTGGTGGCGCTGGCCGGCCTCGGGCTGGTCTGGCCGCTGCTGGTGCAGTCCGGCGGCGATTCGGCGGCCCCGGTCGACACCGCCTCGACGATCACCGACTTCACCGCCCGCTACCGGGTCGAGGCCGACGGGCGGGTGTATGCCACCGAGGCGCTGACCGTGCAGCTCGGGCCGGGCCGGCACGGGATCTTCCGGTTCTTCCCCGCCGAGGACCCCACCGATGCGCACGCCCGCCGGCTGCCGACGGTCACCGCGGTGAGCATGGACGGCCAGCCGGTGCCGGTGCACTACGAGTGGCGCAACGCCCGCACCATGTACGTGGCGCGCATCGGCGACTCCACACGCCCCGTGCCGGCGGGCCCACACCGCTACGAGATCAGCTACACCTTCGACGGCGGCCTGGTGCCCGCCCCCGAGGCCGCCGGGGCGTTCACCGCCGAGGCCGGCGCGCCCGACCCGGCGGCGACCGCGAGCTTCTACTACGATGTCGTCGGCTTCTGGGCGATGCCGATCCGCACCGCCACCGTGACCCTGCAGCTGCCCGCGCGCACCGGTGTGGTGCGCTGCGCCGCCGACACGCACGCGGCGATCCCGTGCGCGATCACCGGGGCGGGCACCGACCGGGTCACGGTCCGCGCGGCGTCGCTGCCGGCGCAGAACCCGGTGACGGTGCGCGCCGACGTGGTCGCCGAGCCGCCGCGGCGGGCGCTGAGCCTGCCGTGGACCATCCGGTTCGACAAGATCCTGGGCCACTCGGTGGCCGCGGTCGCGGTGGTGGCGCTGCTGACCCTGCTCGGCGGGGCCGGCGGCTGGTGGTGGTCGCGGCGCGCCGGCGAGGACGCCCCCGGCACTCCGGTGCTCTACGCCCCACCCGACGGGCTGGGCCCGGCGCAGACGGTCTACATCGTCGACGAGACACCGGGTGCGCACGCACTGGTGGCCACGGTGCTGCACCTGGCCGAACGCCAGCTGGTGCGCCTCGACGGCGACGACCCGAAGCACTGGACGATCACCGGGATCGCCGAGCCCGCCCAGTGGCGGGAGGTCGACGAGGTCACCGCCCTGGTCGGCCACGCGCTCGGCGTGGACACCGCCGGGGCCGCCCTGGCGGTCGACGGCGGCGCGGACGCCGGGGAGAAACTGGCCGCCGCCGGCAAGGAGCTGGCGACCGGCTGCCGGTCGTGGTCGCGCAGCGAGAAACTGATGCGCACCGCCGTCGCCGAGTGGGTCGGCAAGATCACGGTGGTGCTCTGTCTGGTGCTGGCGTTCCTCGGGTTCGCCGGTACGGCCGTCTGGACGATGTGGGGGCTGCCGTTCGCGGCGTTCGCCATCGGCGGGCTCGGGCTGCTCAGCGTCACCGCCGGGTCGCGGCGCACCCGCGCGGGCCGCGACGTGTGGTCGCGCGCCGCGGGGTTCCGTCGGCTGCTGGCCACCCGGTCGGCGGAGGACCGGTTCGACTACGCCGCCCGCCAGGACCTGTTCATCGCCTACATCCCCTATGCGGTGGCGTTCGGGGTGGCCGATGCGTGGGCGGCGAAGTATCGCACCGCGACCGGCGTCGAACCGCCCACCCCCGCCTGGTATCCGGTGGCGGTCTCCGGCGGCGTCGGGTCGGCGCCGCTGTACGCCGCCGGTGGGCTGGCCGGGTTCTCCGCCGCGGTGGGCGCGGCGATCGGTGCCTACAACAGCGCGCGCAGCTCCGCGGCCGGCGGCGGGGGCTTCTCCGGCGGCGGCGGTTTCGGCGGCGGCGGTGGCGGCGGGGGCGGCACCTGGTGA
- a CDS encoding nuclear transport factor 2 family protein, whose amino-acid sequence MFDEAKFREAIARPRLRQPLPTYLEGNRAGGRVAVLTEDELNAQTEQWFVDLDAKIAFYAEHGLDIAFVAEWAKKYWWSWLMRDMSLNDELYTPDLRYKDPTTFGRIIVGLDEFVRYNFAFLDAIPDWRYDPLPDQVYLDVTPDGETRVVVRYIGSGHFSGTLRFYPYDDSAPAIHGVGTFVQCAAVDRYHFGKDGRMYFGETLFDILDALQSSGVVPGERSPVFKALMGASRVPGMIQAVRRRLPLG is encoded by the coding sequence GTGTTCGACGAGGCCAAGTTCCGCGAGGCGATCGCCCGGCCCCGGTTGCGTCAGCCGCTGCCGACCTACCTCGAGGGCAACCGCGCCGGCGGGCGGGTCGCGGTGCTCACCGAGGACGAGCTCAACGCCCAGACCGAGCAGTGGTTCGTCGACCTGGACGCCAAGATCGCCTTCTACGCCGAGCACGGCCTGGACATCGCGTTCGTCGCCGAGTGGGCCAAGAAGTACTGGTGGAGCTGGCTGATGCGGGACATGTCGCTCAACGACGAGCTCTACACCCCGGATCTGCGCTACAAGGACCCCACCACGTTCGGGCGGATCATCGTCGGGCTCGACGAGTTCGTGCGCTACAACTTCGCCTTCCTCGACGCGATCCCCGACTGGCGCTACGACCCGCTGCCCGATCAGGTGTACCTCGATGTCACCCCCGACGGCGAGACCCGGGTGGTCGTCCGCTACATCGGCAGCGGGCATTTCAGCGGCACGCTGCGGTTCTACCCCTACGACGACTCCGCCCCGGCCATCCACGGGGTCGGCACCTTCGTGCAGTGCGCCGCGGTGGACCGCTACCACTTCGGCAAGGACGGCCGGATGTACTTCGGGGAGACGCTGTTTGACATCCTCGACGCCCTGCAGTCCTCCGGGGTGGTGCCCGGGGAGCGCAGTCCGGTGTTCAAGGCGCTGATGGGCGCGTCGCGGGTGCCCGGGATGATCCAGGCCGTGCGGCGCCGGCTGCCCCTGGGCTAG
- a CDS encoding aldose 1-epimerase: MAPPQIPTVTLRDATSPLTATFAPGAGMVGVSLADDGVEFLGQRHGLRAYLERGKTMGIPILYPWANRLGADHYDVDGAVVTLTPGAGGVRTDEHGAPIHGVLSAYPGWQVIRTTESRLIAEIDYGARPLLLASFPYPHRLTVEVTLAERTLRIATTVTATAAPVPLCYGFHPYLHLPGVPRAQWTVQTPAMTHRPVDERGLPTGAADTRRGATVVLGRRVYDDGYTDVPAGAVFAVSGGHRRLEVHFERGFPAAQVFAPADDDVICFEPMSAPTDALRRGGYRLAHPGEPDTTAFAIRVC; encoded by the coding sequence ATGGCACCCCCGCAGATCCCCACCGTCACGCTGCGCGATGCGACCTCGCCGCTGACCGCCACGTTCGCCCCGGGCGCGGGCATGGTGGGTGTCTCGCTGGCCGACGACGGCGTGGAGTTCCTCGGCCAACGCCACGGCCTGCGCGCCTACCTCGAGCGCGGCAAGACGATGGGCATCCCGATCCTGTACCCGTGGGCCAACCGGCTCGGCGCCGACCACTACGACGTCGACGGGGCGGTGGTCACACTGACCCCCGGCGCCGGCGGGGTGCGCACCGACGAGCACGGGGCGCCGATCCACGGGGTGCTGTCGGCCTACCCGGGCTGGCAGGTGATCCGCACCACCGAATCCCGGCTCATCGCCGAGATCGACTACGGCGCGCGGCCGTTGCTGCTGGCCAGCTTCCCCTACCCGCACCGGCTCACCGTCGAGGTCACGCTCGCCGAGCGCACCCTGCGCATCGCCACCACGGTCACCGCCACCGCCGCACCGGTGCCGCTGTGCTACGGGTTCCACCCGTATCTGCACCTGCCCGGGGTGCCGCGCGCCCAGTGGACGGTGCAGACCCCGGCGATGACCCACCGGCCGGTCGACGAGCGGGGGCTGCCCACCGGGGCCGCCGACACCCGCCGCGGCGCGACGGTCGTCCTCGGCCGCCGCGTCTACGACGACGGCTACACCGACGTGCCCGCCGGGGCGGTGTTCGCGGTGAGCGGCGGGCACCGGCGCCTCGAGGTGCACTTCGAGCGGGGTTTCCCGGCCGCGCAGGTGTTCGCCCCCGCCGACGACGACGTCATCTGCTTCGAACCGATGAGCGCCCCCACCGACGCGCTGCGCCGCGGCGGCTACCGGCTGGCCCACCCCGGGGAACCGGACACCACCGCCTTCGCCATCCGGGTCTGCTGA
- the clpB gene encoding ATP-dependent chaperone ClpB: MDSFNPTTKTQAALTAALQAATAAGNPDIRPAHLLLALLTQNDGIAAPLLEAVGVDPAGVRSEAQRLVDLAPQVTSSNAQPQLSRDALAAITVAQHLATEMDDEYVSTEHLVVGLATGDSDVASLLQDRGATAEALREAFVKVRGSARVTSPDPEGSYQALEKYSTDLTAAAREGKLDPVIGRDTEIRRVVQVLSRRTKNNPVLIGEPGVGKTAIVEGLAQRVVAGDVPESLRDKTVVALDLGSMVAGAKYRGEFEERLKAVLDEIKDSAGQVITFIDELHTIVGAGATGEGAMDAGNMIKPMLARGELRMVGATTLEEYRKYIEKDAALERRFQQVYVGEPSAEDTIGILRGLKDRYEVHHGVRITDSALVAAATLSDRYITSRFLPDKAIDLVDEAASRLRMEIDSRPVEIDEVERLVRRLEIEEMALSKEEDDASRDRLDKLRAELADHKEKLAELTAKWQNEKGAIDVVRELTEQLDSLRGESDRAERDGDLAKAAELRYGRIPEVEKNLEAALPTAQARENVMLKEEVGPDDIADVVSAWTGIPAGRLLEGETAKLLRMEDELAKRVVGQRKPVAAVSDAVRRARAGVADPNRPTGAFLFLGPTGVGKTELAKALADFLFDDERAMVRIDMSEYGEKHSVARLVGAPPGYVGYDQGGQLTEAVRRRPYTVVLFDEVEKAHPDVFDVLLQVLDEGRLTDGQGRTVDFRNTILILTSNLGAGGDEDQVMAAVRATFKPEFINRLDDVLIFEALDADELVHIVDIQLAQLDKRLAQRRLQLEVSLEAKRWLAERGFDPLYGARPLRRLIQHAIGDELARMLLAGKVHDGDVVAVNLTADGEGLVLG, from the coding sequence GTGGACTCGTTCAACCCGACCACCAAGACGCAGGCCGCGCTCACCGCGGCGCTGCAGGCGGCGACCGCCGCCGGCAACCCCGACATCCGTCCCGCCCATCTGCTGCTGGCGCTGCTGACCCAGAACGACGGCATCGCCGCGCCGCTGTTGGAGGCCGTCGGGGTCGACCCGGCGGGGGTGCGTAGCGAGGCGCAACGTCTCGTCGACCTCGCGCCGCAGGTGACCAGCTCGAACGCGCAGCCCCAGTTGTCGCGTGACGCGCTGGCGGCGATCACCGTCGCCCAGCACCTGGCCACCGAGATGGACGACGAATACGTCTCCACCGAACACCTGGTGGTGGGGCTGGCGACCGGCGACTCCGACGTCGCCTCCCTGCTGCAGGACCGCGGCGCCACCGCCGAGGCGTTACGCGAGGCGTTCGTCAAGGTGCGCGGCTCGGCGCGGGTCACCAGCCCCGATCCCGAGGGCTCGTATCAGGCGCTGGAGAAGTACTCCACCGACCTGACCGCCGCCGCCCGGGAGGGCAAGCTCGACCCGGTCATCGGCCGCGACACCGAGATCCGCCGGGTGGTGCAGGTGCTCTCCCGGCGCACCAAGAACAACCCGGTGCTCATCGGTGAGCCCGGCGTCGGCAAGACCGCGATCGTCGAGGGCCTGGCCCAGCGGGTGGTGGCCGGCGACGTGCCCGAGAGCCTGCGCGACAAGACCGTCGTCGCCCTGGACCTGGGGTCGATGGTGGCCGGCGCGAAGTACCGCGGCGAGTTCGAGGAACGCCTCAAGGCCGTCCTCGACGAGATCAAGGACTCGGCCGGGCAGGTGATCACGTTCATCGACGAACTGCACACCATCGTCGGTGCCGGCGCGACCGGCGAGGGGGCGATGGACGCCGGCAACATGATCAAGCCGATGCTCGCCCGCGGGGAGCTGCGGATGGTCGGGGCGACCACGCTGGAGGAGTACCGCAAATACATCGAGAAGGACGCCGCGCTGGAGCGCCGTTTCCAGCAGGTCTACGTCGGCGAGCCGTCGGCGGAGGACACCATCGGCATCCTGCGCGGGCTCAAGGACCGCTACGAGGTCCACCACGGGGTGCGCATCACCGACTCCGCGCTGGTGGCCGCGGCCACCCTCTCCGACCGCTACATCACCTCCCGGTTCCTGCCGGACAAGGCGATCGACCTGGTCGACGAGGCGGCGTCGCGGCTGCGCATGGAGATCGACTCCCGGCCGGTGGAGATCGACGAGGTGGAGCGCCTCGTGCGTCGCCTCGAGATCGAGGAGATGGCGCTGTCGAAGGAGGAGGACGACGCCTCCCGGGACCGGTTGGACAAACTGCGCGCCGAACTCGCCGACCACAAAGAGAAACTCGCCGAGCTCACCGCCAAGTGGCAGAACGAGAAAGGCGCCATCGACGTGGTGCGCGAACTCACCGAGCAGCTGGACTCGCTGCGCGGGGAGTCCGACCGCGCCGAACGCGACGGCGATCTGGCCAAGGCCGCCGAGCTGCGCTACGGGCGCATCCCGGAGGTGGAGAAGAATCTCGAGGCCGCGCTGCCGACCGCTCAGGCCCGCGAGAACGTCATGCTCAAAGAGGAGGTCGGTCCCGACGACATCGCCGATGTGGTGAGCGCCTGGACCGGGATCCCGGCCGGGCGGCTGCTGGAAGGCGAGACCGCCAAGCTGCTGCGCATGGAAGACGAGCTGGCCAAACGGGTTGTCGGGCAGCGCAAACCGGTCGCCGCGGTCTCCGACGCGGTGCGCCGCGCCCGTGCCGGGGTGGCCGACCCGAACCGGCCGACCGGGGCGTTTTTGTTCCTCGGCCCGACCGGGGTCGGCAAGACCGAGCTGGCGAAGGCGTTGGCGGACTTCCTGTTCGACGACGAACGCGCGATGGTGCGCATCGACATGAGCGAGTACGGCGAGAAGCACTCGGTGGCCCGCCTGGTCGGCGCGCCGCCGGGCTACGTCGGCTACGACCAGGGTGGGCAGCTCACCGAGGCGGTGCGGCGCCGGCCCTACACGGTGGTGCTCTTCGACGAGGTCGAAAAGGCCCACCCGGACGTGTTCGACGTGCTGCTGCAGGTCCTCGACGAGGGCCGGCTCACCGACGGGCAGGGGCGCACGGTCGACTTCCGCAACACGATCCTCATCCTGACGTCCAACCTGGGCGCCGGCGGTGATGAGGACCAGGTGATGGCCGCGGTGCGGGCGACGTTCAAGCCGGAGTTCATCAACCGGCTCGACGACGTGCTCATCTTCGAGGCCCTCGACGCCGACGAACTGGTCCACATCGTCGACATCCAGCTCGCCCAGCTCGACAAGCGCCTGGCCCAGCGCCGGCTGCAGCTGGAGGTGTCGCTGGAGGCCAAGCGGTGGCTGGCCGAGCGGGGGTTCGACCCGCTGTACGGCGCGCGCCCGCTGCGCCGGCTCATCCAGCACGCCATCGGCGACGAGCTCGCCCGCATGCTGCTGGCCGGCAAGGTCCACGACGGCGACGTCGTCGCGGTCAACCTCACCGCCGACGGCGAGGGGCTGGTGCTCGGCTGA
- a CDS encoding DoxX family protein, with protein sequence MAPLITLLLGSAGARAAGALGVDDLDSWPRAIAVGLAAMFTLTGVAHFAPPLRRPLIAIVPPALPAPALLVSLTGVLELLGAAGLLLPATRVAAAACLLVLMLVMFPANVYAAAMPDPPAAMATRLPRRTAEELLYLGAALVVILGAG encoded by the coding sequence ATGGCCCCCTTGATCACGTTGCTGCTCGGCAGCGCCGGCGCCCGCGCCGCCGGCGCGCTCGGCGTGGACGACCTCGATTCCTGGCCGCGCGCGATCGCGGTCGGGCTCGCGGCGATGTTCACCCTCACCGGCGTGGCGCACTTCGCGCCCCCGCTGCGGCGCCCACTGATCGCGATCGTGCCCCCGGCGCTGCCCGCGCCCGCGCTGCTGGTCAGCCTCACCGGGGTGCTCGAGCTGCTCGGCGCCGCCGGTCTGCTGCTGCCCGCCACCCGGGTCGCGGCGGCCGCCTGCCTGCTGGTGTTGATGCTGGTGATGTTCCCGGCCAACGTCTACGCCGCCGCCATGCCCGACCCGCCGGCGGCGATGGCGACGCGGCTGCCGCGGCGCACCGCCGAGGAACTGCTCTACCTGGGGGCGGCCCTTGTGGTCATCCTCGGGGCCGGCTAG
- the ttfA gene encoding trehalose monomycolate transport factor TtfA, protein MVPLWFTLSALCFVSAAVLLYTDIDRTRGRGRRRRSWARSQGFDYEPVSTKILDRWQRGIMSTVGDVQARNVVLGQIRGEAVYIFDLDEVATVIALHRKVGTNVVIDMRLKGIKEPRESDTWLLGAIGPRMVYSTNLDAARRACDRRMVTFAHTAPDCIEIMWNEPNWTLISMPLSSTRAQWDEGMRTVRQFNDLLRVLPPLAPPAALPQAAERRPAPGRPLAPAAHGDPVRAEARRPVSSPAGRQASRLQR, encoded by the coding sequence ATGGTGCCGCTTTGGTTCACGCTGTCCGCACTGTGTTTCGTCAGTGCGGCGGTCCTGCTGTACACCGACATCGACCGCACCCGGGGACGCGGACGACGGCGCAGGTCCTGGGCCCGTTCGCAGGGCTTCGACTACGAACCGGTCTCGACGAAGATCCTCGACCGCTGGCAGCGCGGGATCATGTCGACGGTCGGCGACGTGCAGGCCCGCAACGTGGTGCTCGGCCAGATCCGCGGCGAGGCGGTCTACATCTTCGATCTCGACGAGGTGGCCACCGTGATCGCGCTGCACCGCAAGGTCGGCACCAATGTGGTCATCGACATGCGGCTCAAGGGCATCAAGGAGCCCCGCGAATCCGACACCTGGCTGCTCGGCGCGATCGGCCCGCGGATGGTGTACTCGACCAACCTCGACGCCGCCCGCCGCGCCTGCGACCGGCGCATGGTCACCTTCGCCCACACCGCGCCGGACTGCATCGAGATCATGTGGAACGAGCCGAACTGGACGCTGATCAGCATGCCGCTGTCGTCGACCCGCGCCCAGTGGGACGAGGGGATGCGCACCGTGCGGCAGTTCAACGACCTGCTGCGGGTGCTGCCGCCGCTGGCCCCGCCGGCGGCGTTGCCGCAGGCCGCCGAGCGCCGTCCCGCGCCGGGGCGCCCGCTGGCCCCGGCCGCCCACGGTGACCCGGTGCGCGCCGAGGCGCGCCGGCCGGTGTCGAGCCCCGCCGGCCGGCAGGCCTCCCGCCTGCAGCGTTGA